TCGAGGAGGCGTCTTTCGGCGATCGAAACGGCTTTTTCGAAGTTCCGCTGCACTTCGTCGAGGAGCCCTGCGACCTGCGAGGAGAGAAGCACCCCGTAGTACTGCTTTTTCACCTCGAAGAGCACCTCGCGCTCTTTCTCGACTCCGCGGGCCTTTTCCCTCTCCAGCCCGTGCCGAGCGGCCTCCCGACCGGCACGGATCTTCCCCCACGTGAAAAGCGGCTGTACGAACTCGAGCTCGACGCGGGTGAAGGGACCGAGGTCTCCTTTTTTGGACACGGTGTCGATCGGCGGCTCGTGGACCTGCCCACGCACCGACGGCACGACGCCCGTGATGCTGGTCACGCTGGCCGTGGGGTAGCGTCCCGCCTCCGCTTCGCGAAGCCGGGCCCGTGCGGCCTCGACGTCCCAACGAAGGGGGGCGAGGTCGGGATGATAGGACCGGGCCCGCTCGAGGCATTCGCGCAGCGTGAGGCGCGGCACCCCTTCCGGCGGCTGCGCTCCCGCTACCCGGGGGAGGAAAAACCCGCCGAGGAAAACGAGGACGACTCGGGCGAAGTTCTCTGCCGCGCTCTTCCTCATGCAACTTCCTCCCGCTCGGAACGTTCGTTGACCCGTGGGACACGGACCGATAGCTCTTACCCCGATGCGCTCCCGGCTTCTAGCGTCCTGCCTGGCTCTGCTGGCCTGCCTCGTTCCGCGGGTCGGCGCGGAGGTCCCCGGCCCGACCGCGACGGTCCGGGAACTGCTGGCGACCATCCGTCAAGTCAAGGAAAACCCCGCGACCGAAGAGGAGCGCCGCGCCCAGCGCCGTGCCGTCGAGTCCCTCCACCGGCTTCTGGCTTTCTCCGAGGTGGCCCGCTTCGCTCTCGCCCGCCAGTGGGACACTCTCGGTGCCGCACAGCGAAACGAGTTTCTCGCGCTCTTACGGGAACTCTTCGAGAAAATCGCGTACCCGAAATCCGCGAGCTTTTTCGAGGATCTCGAAATCGAGTTCGACGGGGAACGAATCGAGGACTCGACGGCCGAGGTATCGACGACCGTCCACCACCCCGAGGAAGGGCTCCTTTCCATCGACTACCGGCTCAAGAGAGAAGGCGACGCCTGGGTCGTCTACGACATCGTTCTGGACGGCGTGAGCCTCCTCGTCGACCTCCGGAGTCAGATCCAGAAGGTGCTGCGGGAAGAATCCTACGAGCGGTTGCTCGAACGGATGCGCGAGAAGCTCGCCGAGGCGAAGTGAGGTTGCACTTTCGCCGGATTTTCGCTAGACGCACCCGTGGGATGTTCGTCACGAAGCGGCAGAAAGAAATCCTCTCCTACGTGGAAAAGCACATCCGCCGACACGGCTACGCGCCGACGATCGAGGAGATCGGGAGGGCCTTTCGCCTCTCGTCCCCGGCCACGGTCCACAAGCACCTCAGGAACCTCGAGCGGAAAGGGCTCATCCGCCGGAAGTGGAACCACAGCCGGGCCATCGAGCTCGCCGGGGAGAGCCCGAAGGCGGTGCCGCTCCCCCTTCTCGGCAACGTGGCCGCGGGGCGTCCCATCGAACCCGTCGAGACGGACGAGGTCCTGAGCGTCCCCGAGGAATTCCTCGGCCGGCGCCCCACCTACGCTCTCCGAGTGGTCGGCGACTCCATGATCGAGGACGGCATCCTCGACGGGGATTACCTGATCGTCGAGCAGAGGGAGGAGGCGGACAACGGGAAGACCGTCGTCGCACTCGTCCGCGGGGAGGCCACCGTGAAACGGTTCTACCGCCAGCCGGACGGTCGGATCCGCCTCGAACCTGCCAACCCCACCATGGAGCCCATCGTGGCTCCCGCCGAAGACGTCGAGCTCCGCGGTGTCGTGATCGGGGTCCTGCGCCGGTACCGCTGACGCCGGAGGGCCATGGCCCTGGCCATCTACGTCCACGTTCCTTACTGCCCGGCGAAGTGTCCCTACTGCGACTTCAACGTGAGGGTCGTGCGCCGGATCCCGGAAGAAGAGTACGTCTCGGCTCTGCTCCGCGAGATCCGGAGCGTGCGCCACGAGTTTTTCGACTTCCCGCCGGAGGTCGTCTCCGTTTTTTTCGGGGGCGGCACCCCGTCCCTTTTCCACCCCCGCTCTTTCGGACGACTGCTCGACACGATCGCGCGCGAGTTCCGGACCGGCCCGGGGATCGAAGTCTCGCTCGAGACCAACCCGGACGGCGTCGACCTCGGCCGTCTGCGGGATTTCCGGCGCGCCGGAATCGGGCGGCTCAGCATCGGCGCGCAGTCCTTCGACGAAGCGACGCTGCGGGCCCTGGGCCGCTGGCACTCGCCGGCCGAGAACGTCCGGGCCTTCGGCCTCGCCCGCGCCGCCGGGTTCGAGAACGTGAACCTCGATCTCATCTTCGGTGTCCCCGGACAGTCGCTCGCTTCCTGGTCCGAGGATCTCGCCACGGCCTCGGGACTCCGTCCGGAGCACGTATCCACGTACGGGCTCACCTACGAGCCCCGCACGGCCTTCGGGCGGCGGCGAGCGAAGGGCGAACTCGTTCCGCTCGGCGAGGAAGAAGAGCGGCGGCTCTACGATCTCGCCCGCGAGCGACTTCTCCACGCGGGGTACGTCGCCTACGAGCTTTCCAACTTCGCCTTGCCGGGCCGGCAATGCCTCCACAACCGGCACGTCTGGGGCGGGGGAAGCTATCTCGGCTTCGGCGCGGGAGCCCACTCCTACGTCCGCCGCGCGTGGGGCGTACGGTGGGAAAACGTGCGCCCTCCCGCCGCATACGAGAGGGCCGTCCGCGAGCGTGGCCACGCGCGCGCCCGCACGTCCGTCCTGCGCCGGGAACAGGCGATGATCGAGCGGATTTTACTCGGCCTCCGGCGCGAGACGGGAATCGACCGGACCCGGTTCGCGCGGGAGTTCGGCTGGCCCCTCGAGCTCGCCTTCCCGAGAATCCGCACCCTCGTGGCCTCGGGCCACCTGGCACCCACCCCGAACGGCTACCGGCTGGCCGAGCGGGCCAAGGCGGTGGCGGATTCCGTCCTCGAGACCCTCGTGGCGTGACCCACCCTTCCCGCGTGCGCGGGGGTGCCGCGCCCGGACGCGGGGCGAACGTCCGCCCCGCCGCCTACGTCCCGGCCTGCCAGGACGTCAGGTACTCTCTCTGCTCGGGAGTCAGGCGGTCGATTCGAATGCCCATACTGGCGAGCTTGAGCGAAGCGATCTCTTCTTCGATTTCCCGAGGGACGCGGTGGACCCGCGGTTCGAGAGCCCCGTTGCGGGACCTCCGGGCTACCCACTCGGCCGCCAGAGCCTGGGTCGCGAAGCTCATGTCCATGACGGCGGCCGGATGTCCCTCGGCGGCAGCGAGATTGACCAGCCGGCCCTGGCCGAGGACGTAGATGCGCCGGCCGTCCCGCATCTCGTAGGCGTCCACCTGCGGGCGGACGTCCCGTACGACTCTCCGAGCCGACTTCGCGAGGCTCTTGAGATCGATCTCGACGTCGAAGTGGCCGGAATTGCAGAGAATGGCGCCGTCCCGCATGAGGGCGAAATGTTCCGCGCGCAGGACGTGTTTGTCGCCCGTCACCGTGACGAAAACGTCCCCGATCCGTGCCGCGTCCCTCATCGGAAGCACGCGATAGCCGTCCATGGCCGCCTCGAGAGCCCGGAGCGGGTCGACTTCCGTCACGACGACCTGGGCTCCCATGCCCCGTGCCCTCATCGCCAGGCCGCGGCCGCACCACCCGTAACCGGCCACGACGAAGCACTTTCCGGCCAGCAGCAGGTTCGTCGCGCGCAGAATCCCGTCGATCGTGGACTGGCCCGTGCCGTACCGGTTGTCGAACAGATACTTCGTGTCGGCGTCGTTGATCGCGAGGATCGGGACGCGGAGCGTTCCGTCGCGCTCCATGGCGCGCAACCGCACCATTCCCGTCGTGGTCTCCTCCATGCTCGCTCGGACGTGCTCCGCCCAGTGCGAGTATTCGGTGTGGAGCAACGTGACGAGGTCGGCGCCGTCGTCCATCGTGATCGTAGGCTTGCGGTCGAGAACGGCCCGGAGGTGAGCGTAGTACGTGGCCCGATCTTCCCCCCGCAGCGCGAACACGGGGATTTTCTCGTAGCGCACGAGCGCGGCGGCCACGTCGTCCTGCGTCGAGAGAGGGTTGGAGGCGCAGAGCGCCACGTCCGCCCCGCCTGCCTTGAGCGTGCGCATGAGATTCGCCGTCTCGGTCGTCACGTGGAGGCACGCCGAGAGGGTGAAGCCACGCAGGGGCTTCTCCCTTGCGAACCTCTCGCGGATGCGGGCGAGCACGGGCATCTGCCGGTCCGCCCACTCGATGCGCCGCCGCCCGCCGGGCGCCAGGCGAAGGTCGCGGACGTGGTAGCGTCTCGCCATGAGGTGTTCGGAAGCGGTGGCTTCGGTCACGAAGCCGCTACGGCGGCCCGGTACGTGGCGGTGCTTTTCCCCCGGCCGATCCGGCGGAGGTCGGCGGCCCGATCCGTCCGCTCCCAGGTGAAGCACCCGCCCTCCGGCTCCCGCCCGAAGTGGCCGTAGGCCGCGGTTTTCCGGTAGATGGGCCGTTTCAGGTCGAGTGTCCGGATGATGTCCGCGGGCTTGAGAGCGAACTCCTCCCGGACCAGACGCGCCAGCTCCCCGTCGGGGACCTCTCCGGTCCCGAACGTGTCGACGAACACGGAGACCGGGTCCGCCACGCCGATCACGTAGGCGAGTTGCACCTCGCACTTCCGGGCAAGTCCGGCCGCGACGATGTTCTTGGCGATGTAACGGGCCATGTACGCGGCCGAGCGGTCGACCTTCGAGGGATCCTTCCCCGAAAAAGCCCCGCCGCCGTGCCGGCTGTAGCCGCCGTACGTGTCGACGATGATCTTCCGCCCTGTGAGACCGCAATCTCCCTTCGGCCCCCCCACCACGAAACGGCCCGTCGGGTTCACGAGGTAACGGGTCTTCCCGTCGAGGTACGACTCGGGAATGACTTTCCGGACGACCTCTTCGATCACGTACTCCCGGAGCCGCTCCGGGGAAACCTCCTCGGCGTGCTGCGTGGAGACCACGACCGTGTCCACGCGCACCGGGCGCCCGTCGCGGTACTCCACGGTCACCTGCGACTTCGCGTCCGGGCGAAGGAAGGAGACGTCACCCCGCTTGCGTGCCTGCGCGAGCTCGCGTACCAGCGCGTGCGCCAGGCAGATGGGCAGCGGCATGAGCTCGGGTGTCTCGTCGCACGCGAACCCGAACATGAGTCCCTGATCGCCCGCCCCCTGTTCCTTCTGTCTCCGCGGGTCGGCGTCCACGCCGAGAGCGATGTCGGGCGATTGCCGCTCGATGGCCGTGAGCACGCCACAGGTCTCGGCGTCGAAGCCCATCGACGAGTCGGTGTAACCGATCTCCCGGACCACCTGGCGCACGATGTCCGCGTACGCCGGTCTCGCCCTGGTCGTGACCTCGCCGGCCACGACGACGACCCCGGTCTTCACGAGCGTCTCGCAGGCGACACGGCTTTCGGGATCCTCGGCGAGGAGCGCGTCCAGGATGGCGTCCGAGATCTGGTCGCACATCTTGTCCGGATGCCCCTCCGAAACCGACTCCGACGTAAAGAAAAAATCTCGTTGCGACATCGGAACGTCCTCTGGGAGCGGGGTGTTCAGGGGCAAAATCGCACTCTTACCCGGCGAAAGCAAGGCCCCTCATTCGGGCTCGTGGAAGCGGGCCGCGATCAGAGCGCCGATGGCTTCGACCGCTTCCTGCGCGTCGGGTCCTTCGGCGATGACCTCCACCGCACTCCCCTGCGTGGCCGCGAGCATCATGAGCTCGAGCACGCTCTTGCCGTTCACCGCCTTGCCGTCCTTCGAAAGACGAATCTCGGACTCGAAGCGATTCGCGAGCTGAACGAGCTGCACCGCCGCACGGGCGTGGAGCCCGAGCCGGTTGCGGATCTCGAAGGTCCGCCGCACCGCCCCCTCGTTGCCCATCTCCGTCTTCCCCGGGAGCCTCGGCCGAGACCACGGGCGAGCCGACCGTGCTCACAGTTTCTCCTCCTGCGCCCGGATCAGTTCGTAGAGCGCCTCCGCGTTCTCGGCCTCGAGCAGTCGCGCGCGGAACTCCGCGTCCTTGAAAAGGCGGGAAATCCTCGCGAGAGCCTTCAGGTGCATCCCGGCCGAGTCCTCGGGCGCCACGAGCAGAAAGAAAAGACGCGTGGGCTTCTCGTCGAGCGACTCGAAGTCCACCCCCTGCAGGTGACGACCGAACACGCCGCGCACCCCCTCGAGGTCCGGGAGCTTGCCGTGGGGGATCGCGATGCCGTCCCCGATCGCCGTGCTCCCGAGCCGCTCCCGCTCCTCGAGGACGCGGAGGAGTCGCTCCGGGTCGACACCGCCGTACACCTCCGCCAGGCGAGCCGCGAGCTCGCGGAGCACCTCGCGCTTGTTCGTCGCCCGCAACGAAGGGACGATCGCCTCCGGCCGCAAGAAGTCGACGACTCTCATGGTCCGACCACCGTGCTTCAAGACTCGGCCGCTTCGAGGAGGCCGAACCGCCCGTTCCGTTTGCGGTAGAGGACGCAAAGGTTCTCGGAATCCGCGTCGCGGAACAGCAGGAACTCCACCTTGGCCTTGCGGAGCTGCTCGACGGCCTCGTCCACGGACATGGGTTTCACGGCTACCCGTTCGGCCAGAACGACGGGCTCCCCGCCGGGAACGCCCGACCCGTGGTCGCCGGCACGCACCACGTGCTTGTGGTCCTTGCGCCGTCCCGCGAGTTTTTTCGCCTGACGTTCGAGCTTGTCGAGCGCGAGGTCCACGGCCGCGTAAAGATCGTCGGTCACTTCGGCGGCCGTGAGGTCCCGTCCCCGGGCGTGCACGCTGATTTCGGCCTTGTGCTCGCGCTTTTCCACCGAAAGAACGACGTGGGCGGACGAAACCCTGGGCAGGTATTTGCCGAGCCGCGCGAGTTTCTGTTCCGCGTACTGCCGCAGCGCGAGACTCGGGTTCACGTGGCGAAACGTGACGGAAACTTGCATGACCGATCCTTCCTTTCTACCGGGTGGCCGGCGCTCTCAGGAGCGGCGTCGCTTCGACGACGGCAGAATCCCCATGAGCTCCCGGTACTTCGCGACCGTCCGGCGGGCGATGTCCACGTTTTCTCCGGCCAGGATGCGGGCGATCTGCTGGTCGCTCAAGGGGTTCCGCGGGTCTTCTCGCGCGATGATTTCGCGGATGCGTTCCTTGACGCTCTCGGCGGAGACCTCGTCCCGGCCGTCGCCGCTCCTGAGACTGGACGTGAAAAAGTACTTGAGTTCGAAAATGCCCTGGGGCGTGTGCATGTACTTGTTGGCGGTGGCGCGACTCACGGTCGATTCGTGCATGCCGATGTCCGCGGCGACGTCCTTCAGCACCATCGGCCGCAGGTAGGCCACGCCGCGCTCGAGGAAGTCCTTCTGGAACTTCACGATGCTCTGCGCGACCAGGTAGAGGGTACGCTGCCGTTGCTGGATGCTCTTGATGAGCCACTGTGCGGAGCGCAGCTTCTCCTGGATGAAGCGTTTGGCTTCCGCGGGTCCGTCCTGCGCGAGGACACGCCGGTAGTAGGAACTCACGCGCAACCGGGGCAGGCCGTCCTCGTTGAGGACCACGACGTACTCGTCTCCGACCTTGTGGACGTAGACGTCCGGCGTGATGTACCGGACGTCCCCTTCGCCGAAGTTCCGCCCGGGCTTCGGCTCGAGGGAAGCGATCGAGTGCGCGGCTTCGACCACCTCCTCCACGGTCGCTCCGGTCTCCCGGGCGATGCGGTCGTACCGCTTCGCTTCGAGCAGGTCGAGGTGCTCCCGGACGATCCGGTCGGCCAGGGAGCCTTCGAGCCCGGAAGCCCGCAGCTGCAGCAGCAAGCATTCGCGGAGGTTGCGCGCTCCGACACCGGGCGGGTCGAGGCTCTGGACGCGCTCGAGGGCGCGCTCGACGACTTCGAGGTCCTGCCGGCTCTGGAAGGCGATGTCCTCGGTGGAACTCTGGAGATAGCCGTTCTTGTCCAGGTTGCCGAGGATCAGGCTCACGGCCGCTTCTTCGGCCTCGTCGAGATGCTGCATGCGGAGCTGCTCGAGAAGGTAGTCCGTGAGCGAGGGACTCCGCACCAGGAGGTTTTCCAGGGCGTTGCGCGAGTCGTCTTCCGGCTCGGGGAGCGGCCCCGCGGCCCCCTGCCAGTCGTTCGCGTAGTTCTCGAGGTAGTCGCGCCAGTCGATACCCCCGAGACCGTCGTCCGGACGAACCTCGCTCGCACCCTCGGCAGACGCCTCCGGAAACTCCTCCGCGTCTCCCTCCCTGTTCTCCTCCGGCGCTCCGTCCGACCGGAGCTCCTCGGGACCTTCTTCCAGCACGGGGTTTTCCGCCAGCTCCTCGTCGATGAGCTGTTCGAGCTCGGCGCGCGAGATCTGCAGGATCTTGATCGCCTGCCGCAACTGCGGCGTCATGACGAGTTGCTGGCTCAGCTTCTGATGGAGTTTCGTCTCGAGTGCCATGGCGGACCCCTACAGTGAAAACCGCTCGCCCAGATAGGTCTCGCGGGCGCGGTGACTCGCCGCGATCGCTTCGGGCGTGCCCTCCTCGAGAACGGTACCCTGGGCGAGAATGTACGCGCGATCGCAGATCCCGAGCGTTTCTCGGACGTTGTGGTCGGTGATCAGGATTCCGATCCCCTGCTCCCGCAGCCGGGCCACGATGTTCTGGATCTCCAGGACGGCGATCGGGTCGATGCCCGCGAAGGGTTCGTCGAGCAGGAGAAACCTCGGACGCAGGACCAGGGCTCGCGTGATTTCGACCCTGCGGCGCTCGCCTCCCGAGAGAGCGTCGGCTCGAACTTTGGCGAGGTGGCTCAGGTCGAGTTCCTCGAGGAGAGCCGAGAGCCGCTCGCGCCGCTCGGCCGCCGAGAGCGGCAGCGTCTCGAGAATGGCCAGAAGATTCTCCTCGACGGTGAGTTTCCGGAATACCGAGGGTTCTTGGGGCAAGTAGCTCACGCCGCGCCTGGCCCTCTTGTACATGGGCTCTCGGGTGATCTCGTCTTCGTCGAGGAAAACGGCGCCCGCATCCGGCCTCACGAGTCCCACGATGGTGTAGAAGGTCGTCGTCTTTCCCGCTCCGTTGGGACCCAGAAGACCGACCACTTCGCCGCTCCGAACCTCGACCGTGACGCCGTTGAGCACGTCCTTTCCGCCCAGTTTCTTGAAGATCCGTTCGGCGCGCAGAACGCCCTTTTTCGTGCTCATCGCGTCGTTCTCGCCGCGTCGGTGGGTGGGACGAACACCGCCCGGACCCTCCCTTTCCCACCCCGCACGACGCTCCGGCCCGAGTCGAGCTCGACCACGACTTCGTCGCCGTCCACCCGGTTCGGACCTTCCAAAAGCCGTGCCTCGCCGCGCAAGACCAAAACCCGCTCTCGTCTGCGGAACTCCGCTTCCCGTGCCTCGGCCTTGCGCCCTCCCTGCTCGAGGACCACGCCACCGGTCGCCCGGAGCCTCACGATCTCGAAGCGGTCCGTCCCGTCGAGGGAGCCCTGGAAATCCACGCTAAGCTTGTCGCTCCGCAGGACGAGATTCCCCTGCCGTAGAACCACGTCGCCCCGGTACTCGAGCCGGCGCGCCTCCGGATCCAATTCCGCCTCTTGCGCCTCGACGACGACCGGCTCCCCCTCGACCAAACCCAGCCCCCCGGAGACCCCGCCTTCCCCGTGCCGCGCCGCTCCCGACGTCGGCGGCGCCGGAGAGGCGAGAAGCAGGAGGCAGAGAAGAACGGGCACGGCGCCTTCACGGAACATGGGCCGCTCCCCCGTCGGGTCCCAGCACCGTCCGCACGCCGTCTCGAAAACGCAGCCGCCGTGTTTCGAGGTTCAGTTCCACCCGCTTCGCGTCGGCGCGGAACTCCGGGGCCCGGAACTCGACCCCTCCCACGGCGACCACGACGCCGCGGCCCCGGTCGTACCGTGCATCCCGCGCGTAGAGCTCACAGCCGGGTATTCGAACCTCCACGTCCCCGGAGACGGTCGCCCCGTGCAACTCCTTTTCGTCCAGAAAGACCCTCGCCTCCCGGCCCCGGATGCTCACGCTCCCGCCGTTCTCGAGATAGACGATCACCGAGGGCTCGACGACGTCCACGCGGCCTTCGCGGTCGAAATATCTCGCCTCTTTCGCCTCCACTTCCCACTGCCGCCTTCCGTCTTTCCACTGCAAGCGGTGGAATTCTTCGATTCTCTGCGACACCTCCGGGCGGAAATCGAAACTGCCGGGTTGCCCCTCCTCGTGCTGTTGTTTCCAGACTCTCGCCAGAACGAAACCCAACCCTGCCACCGAAACGAACATGCACAGGAACACCGCGATTCGCAGCGGGGCTTTCGTCATCCGTAGCGGGCCGCCCGAAGCCGGCCCTGATCGGAACCTACCACCGCCGAACCGCGGAGTAAAGTTGCGCTTGCCGACCCGATCGAAGCCTGTTACCAGCTCGCCACGGTGAGCGACACGATCGTCGGGTTCTCGGCGAACGCGCGGTCGGAACGGACCCGTTCGTCCCCCTCCGCGGAACGGTTCCGGGCGTGGGCCGTGCACCTCTACACGGCCATGGGAGCCGCGCTGGCGCTGGGGGCCACCGAAGCGACCGCACGGAGCGCCTACGCCGAAGCGTTCCGGTACCTCGCCGCGGCGATGTTCATCGACTGCACGGACGGCACGTTCGCACGGCGGTTCCGGGTTCGCGAGGTGCTGCCGCACTTCGACGGCAGCCGACTCGACGACATCGTGGACTACCTGAACTATACCTTCGTCCCCGTGTGGCTCGCCTGGAATGCCTCTCTCCTCCCCTCCGGCTTGTGGGGAGCTTCGGTCGCTTCCATCGTGCTCTTGGCGAGCGCCTACGGATTCTCCCGGTCCACCGCCAAGACGCCGGACCACTTCTTCACGGGTTTTCCTTCGTACTGGAACGTGGTCGTTCTCTACCTTTATTTGCTCGAGCTGCCCACCTGGGCCAACGCGTCCATCCTCCTCGTTCTGGCCGGGGCCGTTTTCCTCCCGTTTCGCTACCTCTACCCGAGCCGCAACCCCTTCGCTCGACGCACGACCTACCTGCTGGGCTCCGCCTGGGGAGCGCTGATGCTGTTCGTACTCTACGAACTTCCCGCGGTCCCCCGGCCGGTCGTCCTGATCTCCCTGTTTTTCCCCGCCTACTACGTCGTGCTCTCCCTGTGGGTGCACTTTCGAGCGCCGTCCGTCCGCTAGGGAGACGGCGAAATCGGCCGGGCGAACTCCGTCGTTCTCCTCGTCGGCACCCGCGCCGAGAGCGCACGCAACCGCCGGGTCGCTTCGTCGAGCCAGCGCAGAGCGGCAGCGACCGACTCCTCGTCCCCCGCCGCGGCCGCCGACCACGAGCCTTCACGCGCGAAGGCGTCGAGGACGGCGTCCGTGGACACTCCGCGCGCCCGGGCCAGGGCCGCGGCCACGGTGTACCGCCCCCACGAGACGCCTCTCGCCTCGAGTTTCGACTCGATGGCCTCGGGGCTCTCGCCGAGCATCCTGGCCAGCGCCCGGCGTACGGCCTTTCCCTGCGGCCCCCGGACGTGCCCGTCGATCCAGCGGGCGCGGGTCTCGAGCGCGGCGTGCTCTCTCCCCCGCTCCCAGCCTTCCGGCTGCGGAAGCGGAGCCACGTCGGCCTTCGGGGCCGACGCGTAGTACCGTCCGGCTTCGGGAAGCCACCGCCGGATCTGCTCCCGGCGGGTTCCGTAGCTCGGGTGCGTGGAGAGGAACTCCGGCGGAGCCGCCTTGCTCGTCTCCTCCATCCGCTCCCAGAGTCCGAGCGCCGCCTCGGGGTCGTAACCAGCCTTCGCCATGAGGATGAGGCCGATATGGTCGGCTTCCGACTCCTGGCTCCGGCTGAAGGGGAGGACGACCCCGAACTGGACGCCGAGCCCGAACGCTTGCATCAGGGCGTTTCGCGAAGCCGGGCTCATGTCGCCGAGCGCGACGGCGAGCCCCGTAGCTCCGATCTGCAGGAGGAGGTCCTGACTCAGACGTTCGCCGGCGTGCCGAGCCAGGACATGGGCGACCTCGTGGCCGATCACGGCCGCGAGTCCGGCCTCGTCCCGGGCGACGGGAAAGAGGCCCGTGTACACGGCCACTTTCCCGCCCGGAAGGGCGAAAGCGTTCGCCGTGCCGGGGTCGTCGATCACGGCGAATTCCCACTCGTAGTCGGGGCGTTCGGACACGGCCGCGATGCGGCTTCCGACCCGGCGGACGACTTCCAGGGCTCGAGGGTCGTCCGAGAGATTCGCTTCCCGCAGCACCTCGCGAAAGAGCTGCGTGCCGAGAGACACCTCCTGGGATTCGGGCACGAGAAGCAGCTGCGAGCGCTGCGTGTACGGCACCGTGGCGCAAGCGAGAAGGCCCGAAAGCAACCCTACGGTTCCTGCAAGGGCGAGCCTGTTCATCGGCATTCCCTCCTGGGGATCGGAACGGTGGCAGCGGCGACGGGGTTTCACGACATTGAGACCCGAGCCTCTTCCACATAGCATAGATTCGACCATGATCGTCGCCCAAGGGCTCACCAAGCGATTCGGCCCGTTCGCCGCCATCGAAGACGTGACCTTCGAGGTGGAGCGCGGGGAAATCGTGGGCCTTCTCGGGCCCAACGGGGCCGGAAAGACGACGACGATGCGGATCCTCGCGGGCGTGTTTCCGCCGACCAGCGGCCGGGCGCTGGTCGCGGGTTACGACGTCGTCGAAGACGCCCTGCGAGCCCGGCGCGTGGTCGGTTATTTTCCCGAGCGGGTCTCGCTCTACCTGGACATGACCGTTCGGGAGTACCTCGAGTACGCCGCGCGGCTGCAGGAGGTACCGACGCGCGAACGTCCCTCCGCCATCGCTCACGCCATGCACGTGTGCGGGGTCGAACACGTCTCCCGCCGGCTCCTCGGCACCCTCTCGAAGGGCTACCGCCAGCGCGTCGGGATCGCCCAGGCACTCCTTGCCGCGCCGCGGGTCCTGATTCTCGACGAACCCACCTCGGGCCTCGACCCCGAACAGGTCGCCGAAGTACGAAGCCTCATCCGAAGCCTCCGGGGGGAACGCACCGTGGTCCTTTCGACCCACATTCTTTCGGAAGTGGAAGCCACGTGCGACCGCGTGCTCATCATCAACCGCGGTCGGTTGCTCGCCGTGGATACACCGTCGGAGCTCGCGCGCAAGGTGCGGGACCGGTCGGAAATCCACCTCGAGGTCGGGGGGCCCGCCTCCTCGGTGGCCGAGCGAATCGCACGCCTGCCCGGTGTGCTGCAGGTGGAGCGTACGGCGTCCTCGGACGGGGCCGTGACCCTCAGGGTTTCGACGACCAAGGAAAAGGACCTGAGACCCGAGATCGCACGGCTCGTCGTGGAGCAGGGATGGCAACTCCGAGAAATCCGCCACGTGAGCCTCTCGCTGGAGGAGATTTTCCTGGCCCTGGTCGGCCGGCAGTCCGCGGGCGCTTCCGCAGCATGAAAGCCTGGGTCATCTGTACGAAAGAGCTCCGCTCG
The sequence above is a segment of the Candidatus Binatia bacterium genome. Coding sequences within it:
- the rpoN gene encoding RNA polymerase sigma-54 factor → MALETKLHQKLSQQLVMTPQLRQAIKILQISRAELEQLIDEELAENPVLEEGPEELRSDGAPEENREGDAEEFPEASAEGASEVRPDDGLGGIDWRDYLENYANDWQGAAGPLPEPEDDSRNALENLLVRSPSLTDYLLEQLRMQHLDEAEEAAVSLILGNLDKNGYLQSSTEDIAFQSRQDLEVVERALERVQSLDPPGVGARNLRECLLLQLRASGLEGSLADRIVREHLDLLEAKRYDRIARETGATVEEVVEAAHSIASLEPKPGRNFGEGDVRYITPDVYVHKVGDEYVVVLNEDGLPRLRVSSYYRRVLAQDGPAEAKRFIQEKLRSAQWLIKSIQQRQRTLYLVAQSIVKFQKDFLERGVAYLRPMVLKDVAADIGMHESTVSRATANKYMHTPQGIFELKYFFTSSLRSGDGRDEVSAESVKERIREIIAREDPRNPLSDQQIARILAGENVDIARRTVAKYRELMGILPSSKRRRS
- the lptB gene encoding ABC transporter ATP-binding protein yields the protein MSTKKGVLRAERIFKKLGGKDVLNGVTVEVRSGEVVGLLGPNGAGKTTTFYTIVGLVRPDAGAVFLDEDEITREPMYKRARRGVSYLPQEPSVFRKLTVEENLLAILETLPLSAAERRERLSALLEELDLSHLAKVRADALSGGERRRVEITRALVLRPRFLLLDEPFAGIDPIAVLEIQNIVARLREQGIGILITDHNVRETLGICDRAYILAQGTVLEEGTPEAIAASHRARETYLGERFSL
- the pcsA gene encoding phosphatidylcholine synthase — protein: MSDTIVGFSANARSERTRSSPSAERFRAWAVHLYTAMGAALALGATEATARSAYAEAFRYLAAAMFIDCTDGTFARRFRVREVLPHFDGSRLDDIVDYLNYTFVPVWLAWNASLLPSGLWGASVASIVLLASAYGFSRSTAKTPDHFFTGFPSYWNVVVLYLYLLELPTWANASILLVLAGAVFLPFRYLYPSRNPFARRTTYLLGSAWGALMLFVLYELPAVPRPVVLISLFFPAYYVVLSLWVHFRAPSVR
- a CDS encoding ABC transporter ATP-binding protein, with amino-acid sequence MIVAQGLTKRFGPFAAIEDVTFEVERGEIVGLLGPNGAGKTTTMRILAGVFPPTSGRALVAGYDVVEDALRARRVVGYFPERVSLYLDMTVREYLEYAARLQEVPTRERPSAIAHAMHVCGVEHVSRRLLGTLSKGYRQRVGIAQALLAAPRVLILDEPTSGLDPEQVAEVRSLIRSLRGERTVVLSTHILSEVEATCDRVLIINRGRLLAVDTPSELARKVRDRSEIHLEVGGPASSVAERIARLPGVLQVERTASSDGAVTLRVSTTKEKDLRPEIARLVVEQGWQLREIRHVSLSLEEIFLALVGRQSAGASAA